GAAGTGAGTTTTGctcccattttgttcctattaatacatattttattgaCAAAGTCATGTTTTTATGTCAAGTGTGCACGAAATATTTGGACACTTCCTAAAAGCACGTTCATGCTCAGTACAACACAATTGTGTTAGGAGCAACACAACTATGCTACAAATTTCACAAAAAGAGAATCAACATCACTTTTCCAAGCACGGTCTGTTATCCCAAAGCATAGTCGCATTGATCTATTAAAGcacaaaacaaattcaaattttaaaaagtttgcaCCTTTAGCACAACCGTGCTAATGTAAGCATAGTCGTGTTGGATTCCACGTCGATAAATcagaacatttttttaaatagaagaGGGGGAGccaaattaattatctttttacttTGTTTTGAAAGAAGAATAGTGTGAGTGAGAGAGTGACTTTGAGGGAGCTTTAGAAGGTTGGAAATACCCTGGGGGTTCTAAATTGTAAAACTTCttactctcttttatttttcatctatcTGGGGTTGTTAATTTACCTTCCTATGTCAATGACCGACTAATTTTCCCTTTTATAGGATTATGATGTAGTTGtgctttattttaattgaattttgcaTTATTCAGTCAAATATGAATTAGATTAGGGGAAAGACGATTAATAGCGTTTGTTCAAAACATGTAAACTATTTTAAGAGAAGGTTAGCAATTGtagagtaattaaaaaaatcaattgaaaaatTACATTGATGGTTGAAATCATAATTCTAATCTTTTCTAATTGATAATCTCTTGACTTATGAATCTTCCTTAGATTTGCACCTATTCCACTCAGTATCCCTTCATTTGTTATGCTTACAGAAACCCCCTGATTTTTCATCAATTTAAAAGTTTAACAGAGATGACTCATGTGCATTAGACATGATATATAATGATTTTTCGTTCCTAAAATATCCTTTTCTTCTCCTCTAAACAcattaggaaaaataaaataggttgTAGGGGGGAACATATTGTTCTCGCCTTCTTCTGGTAAGGCTGTAATTTATCCAACCAAATATTGAATTGATAACTTagtgaaattaaattaactacaGTACATTAGAAACACACTCCAGGAAAAATCTCACATAAACAAGGAACTAAAACACACTACAAGgcaaaaaaagtataataataaaatgaataaaaaaataataaatgaatgcaGAGATTGATTTTCATGGAAAAGCCAAATGCAACTTCCTTCATCAACAAGAAGATCCAATCATTTCACAAGAAGCCTAATCAAGTCGTAGGATTTTTCGACCGTGGAGACGAAGTCGATGAAGCAAAGACACATCACGAGCATCACCGTCTGCCAGATCTTGAGGTCGGCCAGTTATCAGCAAGTTTGCTTCCGATGCCGGAGCCGCCTCCAACGAAGGCGAATCTGCTTCCTCCGACCTCCGCGTTAGAACACAAACCCACCAACAAGCCTTTGCCTTTGGCTTCGACGCTACTATTCGTCTGCTCCACGCTCATCGACATGTTCTTCAAGTGCGGCCGCGTGCCACCTGTTTGATGAAAAGTGAAGGGCTCGGAGAATTCGGAGAATCCGCGTCGAACGACGCTGTTTTGCGGCGGAAACCTAAAACGAGTAAGAGAGAGAGACCCCAACCCTAATCAATCCACGTTGAATGAGAGGGACAAATTTGGGTtatcataaaattaatgtttgaaaATGAAGGAGTAGATGTAATAAGAGCAGAACTACTCAAGGAGAATCGATGTAATTATctctttaattaaaatcaaattatttagtttattacaAAATTGGATTATTTTGGAATTGTCCCTAATCCTTTGGATATGATATCCAGATATAGGCTCGAAGTTTTTAGCGAATATATTTTAGGTATCAATGATCACTACAAGAAAAACTTACTTCTAGCATCAGCCAAAAGTTAATGCTACATTACAAAAGTTGAAACTACATTGAACGTTAGTATCAATTTATTGTGACCAAACTATAGGagcaaataaaattaagaagagaattaaattgtatttttagaaactgaaaatatttttatcatatctgATGCAAACAAACCTAAAAACCAGCTATATCACTCAACATGTTAATTTTTCTCCCAAGGTTTATAAGGTGTTTTAAGAGTTTAATATCTATACagaaatatacaaaaaagtTTACAAGAAAGAATATTTTTGCGCAAGATGGTTCGTATcttgtttctttaatgtttctTCTATTTAcagttttcattttcaagtaTTTGTTGTCTCACAACagttaaattctttattttgatATTCGTATGaagtttttgtgtttgttgaatcatttaatgcttgcattaaaTGTATGTTCATTCTTCATGCAAAATCTATGTTGATAGGCTAACACGTCTTGCACTTCGGCAAAAAATTCACTTTTTTCATTAGAGCATATCTACACCTAAAGAGCGCACCTTTTAATGAGGATCCACGCTTCCAAATTGCGAACTCCATTTATTCTTCACAGGACTTTGACAAATcctagaaaaatattttctttatgaaAGAATCTCAGAcataaagtattaaataaaaatcttaaatgTACTTCTTAGATGCTATGCTAGATCATCTTATGGATGTATCGTTTAAAAATACAGACACAAAGACATAGACCATGATTTGATAACTTATCAGACACAACTTTtaccatttatatttatctgtattaaatcaaaataattaagagtcgTGATTTGTCCTTAAAACATAAATATCTTTTGACTTAATATCAGTGCTACGTAACATTAACTAAGCTAACGCTGAAATAGAATCTATAACTATTAAAAAAGAGTTTGATAATGGTTGAAGCAAACTTAACCATTATGCCAATACTAATTTGACTACATGAAATTGGTTTCATTGGCCTTATGCACCATCCGAGGAGAACAAATCAATATAAGACATCCATCTTAGGGGGAgttattcattttcttctttcgtgttatttttattcattgtaCTCAAAGCACATCATCTTGATATGAAAACCTTCTATGAATAAATGAAATGCTCTTTAGACTTTGTCCTAAAGTTTTATAATCTATATGCTTTGTCTTGACATATTTGTATTTGcttctaacttattttaatatgtttatcTTATTAGGCTATCTTGCATCATTTTAATTTGCATTTGTTTAAcatcataaaaaattgaaagattgTTGAGTCATAAGACAATAGACACAAAATTTGCATTTGTTTAACATCATTTTAATTTGCAGTGAGACAGACACGTTATACAATAGACACATTATACAATAAATCAGACGAAAGCAGACAAATGTTaagttcttataaaatattaatacttTATTTAACACTCTATGTTTGATACTCGTTTTACAGGAAATGTGTTAGAAACCTTTTTTCTAGGATTTGTCAAAGTCCAAAGAAGTAAGAGaacaatcaatatttataagttCAAACATCTCAAAAGATGTTCCTTGCTACACCTACTGTGATAGACATGCTCTGAGTAAAAacacatgatttttttgttgaacaTGCTTCAAGAAAGCTAAATAGAGTAATTTCTTAGCATGGACAAAACAAAACGTACATTTAATGCAAACATTAAATACCTCAACAAACAATTTTTCAAACGCAAGATCTCAATGAAGGAAAATTATCCATTTAGAGACAACATACACTTGTTGAAGATTACCTATAAATATGATAAGTTTGAAGAGTTGAAGTTACGAATcaatgtgcaaaaaaaaaaaatcaaaatctttaGTTCCCTCTTCTCAAACTTTATCTCTATAAATTTTGAATAGTTATAATTTGTAAAGCTCTCAAGGTGTATCTTGAGAGAAAATATCAAGTGCTTCATTTGTATAATCATCTTTAAGACATTAAGAATTAGCCAATGAGCAAACTAACCAACATAAAATCTTTAGATATGTTTAGAGCTAGTAGTGATTTGATAGAACAAAAATACTAGGTGAAGTTTAAGCTTAGTGATAAGCTTAGGTTGTAAGAGTCAAAAGTAACaatgaataatacttataactTTGCTTAAAGTTAGTGAAACTTGATAGGTTATCAAGAACTAAATGTAATCTCAATGATAGAGAATAATTAGTATGAAATTCTTCGTATCTTATATATCTCTGTCTCTTATTTTTACTAACTTAAGGTTTCAATTTGATCTTGTTTTGAAAAAACGTTTTTACAAGATAATTGACATAGCCTGATCTTATATGTTTGTGAAAATTACATTATCTGCTTTCAAAGCTATATCGGATGATAActttgttttacaaaaaaagtttaacaaatttataaaattataatttaatcatcTTTCTTGTGATATTTGCCTTGACAATAAGGGATAAGTGCTCTTGGATGTTTCGCAGGTAAGCTTGGTATTATTTACTCATTGCATATAGAGATTATGATGGTAGTTAAAttggtgtaatttttttttactttagtgTGATATAAAAGTAGTAATCTTAACTTTTCACAATAGTTATATCGTTCCTTGGAGGCTAAAAAACAAGTACAAAATTGCatgcatcaacttgtttgagaatatgaatttttatttttctcacgtATACATGGAAGGCAACACTCGTGCAAATAAATGAGCTCTATaccaaattttcttttgatggGATACAATCCCAACTTTCATTAGTGAGGATTTCTTAAGAAATATATGAATAGGCCCCCTAATTATAGGTTTTGTTGATTGTAATCAACATATTACATTACATTATATTATCTTTgtcttcaatatttatttttaaaattataatattttattttgaaatttactgTTAcattatattatgttaatttaataTACTTATGACTTTTAATATTGCTAGAAATTCTGAATGGAGAGTTGTTTGAAATGTGTGggtttaaactttgaaaaacaTATGAATTTAATCTCTCCCCTTTTGTACAAATGAtcattttaggaattaaattcacatgtttttaaagtttgaGAACCAAAATGGATCATTCGTGTTAAGAGGAAAACtaaatttacatgtttttaatgtttaagGATCAATATGGCTTATTTGCAAGTATATGaactaatatcaaatttttctaaaagtatataaaccaaaaacatattttattgtttttaagatTAACTAATATTGAACAATTGTGTGAATGAGAAAATTTAGCTTCATTAAAGAATTTAGGCTTAATAATGATTCATTTTTTCAGCTAAccattattatctttttaaaaatttcacttaattttttttgtaattttaccaatcaaatttttaatttcacctGTCAATTATTGATACGTGTCATTACAACTTTTCTTAATTGAAAAgttggataaaattattatggagaaggaaaattatagttttaaatatttataattgcaTATTTACAATTGAAActctatattattaattattgttaaaataaaacaactcaTTATCCAtgtaaaaagtaaagaaaaagagctatgtaataataatataaaataattttatatcaatatttgatcataaatattattttactttgttAGTGTATCAAAGTTAAAtcctaataaataatatataaaacatgAATTAAATGTTAGtgaaaagtatattaaaattttgcaatattttaattttaatattgattaaattactcatttagtcattattattttacgatttatatcttttaatttttatattttgatactgatttttttagttttaattatcttttagttcataaagtgatatttttaattcttataatttgtattttaattaatttttagttcttactataaaaaatataaaaataattagttataaattatcaactatttttaattacaaatgtttttgtgataaattaattaaaaattatttctaatatttttgtagttaattataattgataatattattagtataataactaaaaaattaatctcaAATTACaggaattaaaaaagttaaaaatataaattataaaaattagaaaaactactttaaaactataaaaattaaaagataaacatgataaaattataacaaacaaataagtaattaaactttaatatttaaatatgaggTTAAAAATGAAGATATTTTCTTGTTCCGGTGCTGTTTTGATTTGACTCCACAAAATTAACACAATTTGACTCACTTACCCATCATTGGTGCAGGAGTCGCTCTCCCATTGGCGGATTTCAAGCCCTCATTCCATTCCGGTTCAATCTCCCAATAAATCCACCCGTACCGGTCAACCGGTTCAACCCCTCCTCTCTCTTTAGCAATCCCTTCCACTCCCCACTTTCCCTCCCACCGACCCACCCGGTTCCCCGACACCCCACTACTCCAGAGACTTCCTTTGGACTTTCATTTGGCGTGCATTTCAGCACCATTTCATTTCACTCTCATCTCGCATTTCATTTCACTTTCATTTgttctttaaataaattcaccctaaaattttcttttctccgcatttcatttccatttcaatttctttctctCTAGACGTTACTTTCTCTATTCTCAAAGTCACACACAGCACTTTCTCTCTCATCTTAACTCTCTCCCATGTTTCCTCAGTTTCATCGATGGAGAGTGAAGCCTTAACTCTGCTTATTCCGTGTCCCAGATCTCGTTGTTGCTTCCGATTCTTTGATTCTtcgcttctttcttcttctcactTCACATTCCGATTCGTCGCAGATTCTTTTGGTTTCTAAACATCATGATCGTCACTGCCTCCATCTGTAATCGgtgattttctctcttttctctcagctcatgaatttttcctttttctttattagcTGATGAATTTACATGATCATCGAGtaaatcactttttttccttctatttttatagtttgaattgttttttctattttcagtttCTTTTTACACTTGTTTTGTTATTATgtttaatctgttaaagatgaTTCTAGATTTACCTTAGATCTGTGCTCTAgttgtgtttcattttttaagattaaaggaatgcatttatatatatatatatatatatatatatatattataattttcagcAACTTGTTTGTTAACAATACTTTAGTGTGGTTGTTATGCTTCCTTGTgatttcttattaattattaattttcttaattaattttattgtttatgttaaatatttccAATCATGCATGGTATTTGCTTAATCTGTTGTTAGAATCCATAGTTAacttttgtttgattgtgttttttctaTGCTAAATTTAGgcattttctttaatttgtcgatttattattttttatgaatattgtGGTCCAGCTAATTGAAGGCATGGGAGGTGGTCCAGAGAAATCAAAATCTCCTTCAACTTCGTCTTCCCTTTAGGTGTAAAAGTCACAGCTAACGATATAGAAATGAAATCGCTAACTGTTAACACTGAAGATTCTTTTTCCAGTTTACTGGAACTTGCTTCTAACAATGATATTGAAGGCTTCAAGGTCCTTTTAGAGAAGGATTCTTCTACGATCAATGAGGTTGGGCTCTGGTATGGCCGGCAAAACGGATCAAAGCAATTTGTTCTTGAGCACAGAACCCCTTTGATGGTTGCTGCCACTTATGGTAGCATTGATGTTATGAAGATGGTACTTTTGTGCCCCGAGGCAGATGTGAATTTCGCGTGTGGGGCGAACAAAACCACTGCCCTCCACTGTGCTGCTTCTGGTGGGTCTACCAAGGCTGTTGATGCCGTCAAGCTTCTTTTATCGGCCGGGGCCGATGTCAATTGCGTGGATGCAAATGGGAATCGCCCTATTGATGTGATTGCTGTTCCTCCCAAGCTGCAAGGTGCGAAAGCCGTTCTTGAGGAACTTCTTTCGGACAATGCTTCTGATGTGTCTGTTGGTGAATTCTCTGTCCCGGTGTCTGTTAATTCTTCCAGTCCGGGTTCTCCTGCCCATTCGTCGAATGGGATGCCGTACACTCCTTCGGTTTCACCGCCATCCCCCGTGGCTGCAAAGTTTACTGATGCAGCTATTTGCTCTTTGTCGGAGAAGAAGGAATACCCGATTGATCCATCGCTGCCTGATATAAAGAACAGTATATATGCGACTGATGAGTTTCGGATGTTTTCGTTCAAGGTGAGACCTTGTTCCCGGGCATACTCTCATGATTGGACTGAGTGTCCTTTTGTTCATCCCGGAGAGAATGCTCGGAGGAGAGACCCCAGGAAGTTCCATTACAGCTGTGTGCCGTGCCCTGATTTTAGAAAAGGGGCTTGCAGGCGTGGAGACATGTGTGAATATGCTCATGGGGTGTTTGAGTGCTGGCTGCACCCGGCTCAGTATCGGACACGCCTCTGCAAAGATGGCACCAGTTGCAATCGAAGGGTGTGTTTTTTTGCTCACACTGCAGAGGAGCTTCGTCCGCTGTATGTGTCCACTGGATCTGCTGCCCCTTCGCCCCGTTCATCTGCTTCAGGTCCTAATGTCATGGACATGGCTGCTGCCATGAGCCTTTTTCCAGGATCGCCTTCATCGGGCTCTTCCATGTCGCCGTCCCACTTTGGGCAGCCAATGTCCCCATCTGCAAATGGCATGCCACTGTCTTCTGCTTGGGCTCAGCCAAATGTGCCGGCTCTTCATTTACCAGGAAGCAATCTTCAATCTAGTCGATTGAGGTCTTCCCTAAGTGCTCGTGACATTCCACCAGAAGACTTGAACATGATGTCTGATCTTGATGGCCAGCAGCAGCACCATCTGAATGACTTGAGCTGTTACATACAGCCTCGCCCCGGTGCCAGTTCTGTGAGTAGATCTGGTCGGTCCAAGACCCTAACTCCATCAAATCTGGAAGAGCTCTTTTCTGCTGAGATTTCTTTGTCTCCCCGGTATTCTGATCCAGCAGCCGGTTCTGTGTTTTCCCCTACTCACAAATCAGCTGTTCTCAATCAGTTTCAACAGCTCCAAAGTATGTTATCACCTATAAATACTAATTTGCTGTCTCCTAAGAATGTTGagcatcctctttttcaggctTCTTTTGGTGTCTCTCCTTCTGGAAGGATGTCACCAAGAAGTGTTGAACCAATCTCTCCAATGAGTGCTCGTTTATCTGCATTTGCTCAGCGAGAGAAACAGCAGCAACAGCTGCGCAGTGTTAGTTCAAGAGACCTTGGTGCCAACAGTCCTGCCTCACTTGTTGGCTCCCCTGCAAACCCTTGGTCAAAGTGGGGTTCTCCTATTGGGAAAGCTGATTGGTCAGTAAATGGAGACTCCCTTGGTCGTCAGATGCGAAGATCATCCTCGTTTGAGCGCAAGAACAATGGGGAAGAGCCTGATCTCTCTTGGGTCCAATCTCTGGTGAAGGAGTCCCCACCTGAGATGATCAAAGAGAAGTTTGCATCTCCTATGCCTACTGCATCTGCTGATGGACCGAATTCAAATTCCCAAATTGAATCCATTGACCATTCTGTTTTAGGAGCCTGGCTTGAGCAAATGCAGCTGGATCAGCTTGTAGTCTAGTCAAAATTGACCCTTTACATATCTTGTTGAGATAGGTATTTAATTTCGTAAGGTACATATTCTTTTGGTGAAATTTTTTGGGAAGACAACAAGGAAAGAAGTGTAGTAAAAGGAATGGAGGATTGGTTGGCTGCGAAGTTACCTGAAGgatattctattttttcttctttttttaaataataattgtcaTTCATTATTTTACTACAGAGCTTCAAGAGAGTTGAAGAAGCTCTCTCTCTTGGGGCTGAAATTCAATAGTAGGAGAAAAATCCTGTCGAGGTTAtctatttttcttccaaaacgGCCCCGTTTCAGGATTTTTCCCCTTGCTATTTTACTTGATTTCTGAGTTCACTATCAAGCAAGCTAGTTTGGTTTATAATGGAACAAAAACCATTATTAGCCTGCGTTTGTTTTGAAAGATTTTTCTGAAGTTCACTAAGTTAAGCCAAGTCAATGATTTGCTGTTGCCTATGGTTGAAGTTGTTTCTTTCTGAGGGAATAATTAGAGATGATCTGCACTGTTGAATATTTACGGCAGATAAATGAGATAGTGAAGTTTACATTGTTCTTCCTGTTAAGCTGTGTTACCTTGAATTGTACTGGTTATATATATCCATTTCGTTTCTAATTCAAATCAAAtgtaatgtttttcttttcttgtctcttttattgtcctcttctctcttttctgtACCTACTTTCACATAATCTGTGTAACTACTAGCACACTGATGCATACTCTTCACTGCAAGTGTTTTAAAGGGCTATGGGGTGGCGTGGAATGGTTCTGTGGTCCTGCTCTGAAATCTtgcaatcttttttattttttaactgtgAAACTAGTGTTAGGGGGAATatcttttttggcttttttgttgctttaaatgataaaatttcaaGATTTGGGGATATGGTGTTAATTATGTTGCTTCTTGGCAACACTGCAGAGTGGACTAGTGTCATGAAGGTGGTGGTTGGGTTTTTTATTGGGGGGATTCTTCCGTGCGCCAACTGTAGTTGGTGTTTATGGGTGCACCTACTTGATGAGCCGTATCAACaactatatatgtatttttttatttatgcagGTTAGCAAATTATAAAGGGTGTGCTTGGATGTCTGGTTATCCCTCAAAAATCTGTGACTGTAAATTTTAATCTGCAAACCTTAATCTAAACTGGTTGTAATTTTTCAGTCTATACTGCTGAGAAATTCAACTTATCCAACTACccaaataattcaataaaaataatttctttagcAGTTATTGAACATTacatatctttcctttcaatttaAGTTCCGTATGTGCCGAAATTGTCTCTGCGAATCCGTTCAACACCGTAACTGAAGAACCACTAGAGAGCTATTTTTGCTATCCATTGTGGTAGACATGCAGGCATGACGAAAATAATTGAGTTGATGAGGTACGGATTTGAATTTgggaattatttaatttttttaattggggtTGTCAcggttaattatattaattatttattaatttttatataatttaaaattatttttttaataatttttatagataaatgTGTTATAAATTCGTTAACTTTTAAGTATCGaatgagataataaattttaattggttcaatttcgggacaGGTTGAATGGAGAAGACAGCaggtttcttttttataaatatttatggatttacttttttttaaatcgaCTGAATTTTAGTTTGTTAAAATGAGGTTGAactcacaatttattttttctttttccttctttcctaaCGGACTCACCTTATATTTCCTGGATTCACTTGGTGAGATTATTTCCTGGATTTGCTTAATGAGATGAGATTTTATGTTGTAAATTTGTGATGGTCTCGAATTTTGAAGAGAACAGAAACAGGGTGAGTGAGGGGTGTTTAAAATCGTCTTTTCTCATGCGTCGAACACAGGAAGAATTTGGATATACTATTTCTGAGATGTTAAAGTGAGaaagttaatttatttacggttaagtttaaatttaaaatctgtTTCGTAATTTTTCCTATTacattaaattagtttattttttaaattattatttgagttccttatgttttaaaatatactatctTAGTGTTTAGGACTGATTTTAATTGttgatcattaaattttaaatattaattaaattaaaaagttaattaatatttttttaaaaaaagaacttaaaaacTGTTTAAGGAATGATTAAACTCATGGtccttaaaataagaaatatatttttttatcattatatttaagtgtttatttgagtatttaacataaaatataatattaatataagttttatgaaaaatataatttaaaattcaaattttatttttttaatttattatatttttataatcttatatattatcttttacaaCATAATATATGAGATTAAATTcggttttatataaatttaatttttattttatatattatatttatctttttaaataatgtttatgATTtagtgataaaattattttattcatgttatttattataatataaataaaaaaataatgtcaataaattatcataaatattttaaaaaataaaaaacactgttattttatttaattatgtatatttatcatataatttaattctttaaaaaaatttatatatgattaaataaaattaaatataaataaaatattattataataaataacaataatatcttatatatagataaaaaaaatagtatcattaaattgtatatataaatattaaaaagataataaaattttattttatgaaattataatttatgtaaaaagttatacattaaagataaaatttatattatatatttatttaaaaaataaattttgaatagtatgataaaaatacata
The nucleotide sequence above comes from Glycine soja cultivar W05 chromosome 11, ASM419377v2, whole genome shotgun sequence. Encoded proteins:
- the LOC114376519 gene encoding zinc finger CCCH domain-containing protein 30-like translates to MKSLTVNTEDSFSSLLELASNNDIEGFKVLLEKDSSTINEVGLWYGRQNGSKQFVLEHRTPLMVAATYGSIDVMKMVLLCPEADVNFACGANKTTALHCAASGGSTKAVDAVKLLLSAGADVNCVDANGNRPIDVIAVPPKLQGAKAVLEELLSDNASDVSVGEFSVPVSVNSSSPGSPAHSSNGMPYTPSVSPPSPVAAKFTDAAICSLSEKKEYPIDPSLPDIKNSIYATDEFRMFSFKVRPCSRAYSHDWTECPFVHPGENARRRDPRKFHYSCVPCPDFRKGACRRGDMCEYAHGVFECWLHPAQYRTRLCKDGTSCNRRVCFFAHTAEELRPLYVSTGSAAPSPRSSASGPNVMDMAAAMSLFPGSPSSGSSMSPSHFGQPMSPSANGMPLSSAWAQPNVPALHLPGSNLQSSRLRSSLSARDIPPEDLNMMSDLDGQQQHHLNDLSCYIQPRPGASSVSRSGRSKTLTPSNLEELFSAEISLSPRYSDPAAGSVFSPTHKSAVLNQFQQLQSMLSPINTNLLSPKNVEHPLFQASFGVSPSGRMSPRSVEPISPMSARLSAFAQREKQQQQLRSVSSRDLGANSPASLVGSPANPWSKWGSPIGKADWSVNGDSLGRQMRRSSSFERKNNGEEPDLSWVQSLVKESPPEMIKEKFASPMPTASADGPNSNSQIESIDHSVLGAWLEQMQLDQLVV